One Candidatus Symbiobacter mobilis CR genomic window, GCACGGCTGCTGGAACTGGGCGCCGAAGCGCCGGGAACGCTGGCGAAATACGCTTCGGAAGTGGCCTTCGTCCCGGAAACCCTCAGCGGCATGGAATTGCTGGAACAACTGCGCCTGGAAGCGGGGCGCATGGTGCTCGTGGTCGATGAATACGGCGTGGTGCAAGGGCTGCTGACCCCGCATGACCTGCTCGAAGCGATCACCGGCGAGCTACAACCCGCTTCCTGCGCGGATGCCTGGGCCGTGGAACGCGAGGACGGCAGTTGGCTGCTCGACGGCGTGATGCCCGTGGCCGAACTCAAATCCCGCCTGGGGATCGACGAACTCCCGCTGGAGCAACGCCATCGGTACCACACCCTGGCCGGCTTTCTGATGGCCACCAGCGGGCACCTGCTCGCCACCGGCGAAACCGTGCGTTGTGGGGCCTGGCAATTTGAGGTCGTGGACCTTGACGGTCGGCGTGTGGACAAGGTGCTCGCCAGTCGACTGCCTACTGAAGATGCCCCGCCAAGCTGACCTGTACCAGGCTCAGGCGGCCTCGTACTCGGCGCTGAACACGGCTTCCGTCGCGCCTACATGGCAATGGGTACCTTGCACTTTCGCATGGAAACCATGGCACCCCCAAAAAAGCCAAGGGATTTTTTGGAATCAACGCCAGCACCTGCCCCATCCGGCACCCCCGGAATTCCCTCCCCCAAGCCAGGCATTGCCTACTCACCAAGCATCCCACCATGTTTACTGGAATCATCACCGCCATCGGCCATATCGTCCACGCTGCTCCCCCTGACCATCCCGAAGCGCAAGGGCTGCGACTGGTCTTGTCTTGCCCGCCAGGCTACCTGGAAGACGTAGTCCCCGGCGACAGCATCGCGCTGAATGGCGCATGCATGACAGTCTGCAAAGCCGACGCCACAGCCAGCCGTTTCACCGTCGATGTGTCTGCGGAGTCCCTGGACAAAACAACGGGCTTCGACAACGTGGGCACACCCGTCCACCTGGAAAAAGCGCTGCGTCTGCAAGACAGGCTGGGCGGGCATCTCGTCAGCGGGCATGTCGATGCCGTCGGGCGCGTGCTGCGCTGTGAACCTGTGGGCGAAGGCAGAGCGCTACACGTCTTGGCCCCGCCGCATTTGGGCAAGTTCCTCGCAGTGAAGGGTTCCGTATGCATCCACGGGGTCAGTCTGACGATCAACGGCGTAGCCGATCAACCCGAAGGTTGCGCCTTCCACGTTCACCTGATCCCCCACACGCTGCACGCCACCGCGCTGGACCGGTTACAGCCCGGTAGCACGGTGAACCTGGAAATCGACCTGATCGCCCGCTATGTCGAACGAATGCGATGGGAAGAAGCGCCCAGTCATGGATAGTCAATCCGTTGTCCAACAACGATATCGGAAAAGGGCGCCATTACCGATATACCTCCCACTGTATGCATTGCAATAACTGCCATGACTTTGCGCAGACGCCCAGAATCAGGAAAGTCATAGCAGTTTCCCTCCCCACCCAGCCCCTCTCCCGCTGGACGAAGAGCGCTTCGAGAAGCCGCTACGCAACTTTCACATTAACCAGCAAGAATGCGCTCTGAGAGGGCACAACGCTAGGAATATGCACTGAAGGCGTAGCGAAATCATGGCGCCAGCACCAAACTTTGGTGCAGTACCCAAATTTTGCAGACAAAAATCAAGAAAATCAATAAGTTGCAATCGTGTAAAAGTTCCATTTCCGATTGCTACGCGCCGAAGTCTTATCATGCGTCGTAGGGTACGATGCGTAGCAGGAGTACAGTGCATCCATGAATTGATCGACCGCGCACTACGATGTAAGTGGACAAATCATCCCCGTTGATGCCGCACTGGCAAAGGCTGGCATCCTCTTTCCCCCAGTCTATAAGGAACACCTTACCTCCCTAGCCTCGATTCCATTCTCCATTCCAATCTTTTTGAGTAAGACAGCGTGCAATATCTACAGGATTTGCATACGATACACATGCAATATATATGCGATATGAAATGATATAAATATAATCATTTTCATCGTGCAGAAAATTTTCACGTTGTTTTTTTCATAGTTAATTATAGTTTTTACTTGTCAAGGAGACAAAAATGGCCCTGTTGAAGAAACCTGCATCCAAGTCCACCACCGCAACGCCTACGGAGGGGAAATCGTCCGCCATGGCTGCGAGAGAAGCCGAAGAACAGCGCAAACGCGCTCGAACCCTCGCCAAACAACAACAAGCGGCGGAACGGATTGCAGCAGCAACCGGCCAATTGTCTTCCGGCATCAATGAAGCAGCATCTGCCGCAGAAGAACTAAAACGCGCATCGGACCAAATTGCTACCGGGGCAGCAGAAGCATCCGGTGCAGCCCAGGAATCTCTGGCAGCATTCAAACAGGTGGTGGATTCGATCGTCCGTCAACAGCAAAATGGGGACATAGGCCAAGCGAAGGGAGAAGCCGTTCAATCCCTGATTATCAAAACCAGCGCTGATGTCACCGGCATGGTCAGCAACGTTGGAGTTGCCGCACAACGCCAAAACGCATCTGTGGCCATGGTTGCAGAACTGGAAAAGCAGGCAGCCAACATCGGTGATATCGTCAAAGCTGTCGCACGCATTGCAGACCAAACCAATTTGTTAGCTCTAAATGCAGCCATTGAGGCTGCACGTGCAGGCAAACACGGTAAAGGCTTTGCAGTCGTAGCCGATGAAGTCAGAACGCTGGCAGAGACTTCGGAAAAGAGCGCCAAACAAATTCAAGACCTGGTCGGGCAAATTCAGCAAGAAGTCAAAATCATTGCAGAAGGCATTAGTGCTTCCGCCAAGTCTGTCGAAGGAGAAGTGGAAAACGGAAAAAACATCACCACACAATTGGAACAAATGCGCATCGATGTCACGGAAATTGTCAAAGGGGTGCGCGAGATTGCGGTAGGCGCGCAACAATCAAAAATTGCCGCGCAGCAAGCCCTAAAAGGTTCGGAAGACATTGCTGCTGCGGCAGAAGAACAATCCGCCGCTTCCGAGCAATCTTCCAAAACCGTTGCGGAACAAGCGCAGGCTCTGGCCGAGTGCGAACAAGCCGCACAAAGTTTGTCCGAATTGGCAGAGGATTTGAAAACCTCCACCGATGTGGCCAAGAGTGCCGAAGAAGTCGCTTCTGCAGCGGAACAACTATCTTCCGCAGTGGCAGAAATCAACAGGTCCGGCGCGCAGATCATGGAAGCCATCGATCAAATTCGCAAAGGCGCCGAAGTGCAATCCGCCGGCACTGCGGAAGCTTCAGCAGCAATCACGCAAATCGAAAAGGGCCTGGAACTTGCCCTAAAACGCGCCTCAGTCAATTCCGAGAAAGTGGAATCCATCAAAAAACTTCTTACTGTCAACAAAGCCGCAGTCAATGCACTCATCGCTGGAATCTTCGCCTCTGCAGAATCTTCCAAAGAGAGTATCAAACAAATTAAAGATCTTGCGTTGGTTTCCCGGCGCATCGACAAAATTGTCGATGCGATTACCACGGTATCAATTCAAACCAATATGCTTGCAGTGAATGGATCGATTGAAGCAGCGCGGGCTGGAGAATTCGGCAAGGGATTTGTGGTTGTCGCTACAGATATTCGAAATCTTGCTCATGATTCAGCAGAAAACGCCGACCGAATCAAGGATATGGTGAAAGCCGTGCAAGATCAAATTAGTGTAGTAGGCCGAGACTTGGAAGAAATTGTCGTGACGGCACAGGGGGAAGTGGAAAAAGCCAAACTCACTACAACGAATCTTATCACCATCGATACCGACATTAATGACGTCGAAAGCAGTACGCAAGAAATTTTGTCTGCAGCTAATGAAATTGCCGCAGCCACTGCGCAAGTCAAAAAGGGGGTAGAACAAATTGCCGCCGCAGCGCAAGAAGCCGACAAGGCCGCTACGGAGTCCGCGTCCGCTGCCAAACAGCAGGCGCAAGGTGCAGAAGAATTGGCTGCTGCTATTGAAGAAATCGCATCCCTGGCCGATGAGCTGCAAAGCAATTAATCCAGGGGCAGAACCATGACTATGGAAACTAGGGAATTGCCAGACGACCCGTCGCAAGTCGCGTCGGTCGACGCTGGTGATGACGAAGACAACATGAATAATCAAATGGCCGATATACGGCAATTTGTGACATTCATTGCTGGTGATGAGGTGTTCGCGGTCGATATGGCGCCGGTACAGGAAATCATTCGGGTTCCCGACGTGGTGCGTGTACCCATGTCTCCTCACACGCTGGACGGCCTATCGAATCTGCGCGGCAAGGTCTTGCCAATCATCAGTTTGCGTCGCATCTTCGGTTTTGATGAGCGCACACACGACGACGCCACCCGTGCTTTGGTCATCGACATTGGCCAGCCATTGGGCTTTGTGGTAGACAAAGTGGCGAGCGTCGTTGGCGTAGAGTCCAGCAAAATCGAAGGCGTTGGAACCATTCACGGCACAGTCAACACGGAACTGCTTTCAGGGATCATCAAAGACGTGGGCGGGCACGCGATGATCATGATCTTGGATTTCGCAAAGCTGATTGCACAAGAATTTTCCGAAATTGCAGCGATAAGCAAGACCAGTGTCATGACAGGTGGATTGTCTGCCAACACTGATAACCAAGGAAGTAGCGACGATACCTTGAGTGACGAGCTGCAATTGGTGAGCTTTGAAGTGGCTGGCCAAGAATACGCAATCACCATCGATGATGTGCAAGAAATCGTCCAGGTACCCGAGAACATAGTGCATATTCCGCGTTCGGAGTCTCACGTCCTCGGTGTGATGACGCTGCGTAACCGCTTATTGCCCCTGGTCAATCTGCGGCGTATGTTTGCGCTGCCTGCGCAAGATGCCGACGAACACAGCCGCATCGTGGTGGTGTCCTTGGGAACCTCTTCCGTGGGCATTGTCATGGACTGTGTCAATGAAGTGCTGCGCGTAGCAAAAAGCGATGTCGATGCTATGCCTGGACTCTTGGCGCGAGACGGCGATTTGAAAGATATTTCTGGCATTTGTCGCCTCAATAACGGTAAACGCCTTGTATCGATCATTTCCGCAAGCAATCTGTTCCGCCATTCCGCCATCAAGGAGGCACTGCATACTGTGGATAGCTTAGACGAGGACAAAACCAATCAGAGTATTGATGATGACGAAAAGTCGAATGACGACGATGAACAAGTCGTGGTATTCCGTCTCGACAAGGAAGAGTTTGGCGTTCCCATAGAGAGCGTGCAAGAAATTGTCCGCGTACCGGAAGTGCTCACGCATATACCCAAGGCCCCTTCTTTCGTCGAAGGAGTCATCAATCTGCGCGGTGCTGTGCTGCCTGTCATCGACCTGCGAAGGCGTTTGGGATTGCCGAATGTAGAGCGTTGTGACCGACAACGCGTCATGGTGTTTCTGATCGAAGGCTTGCGCACCGGTTTCATTGTCGATTCGGTTGCTGAAGTTCTGAAAATTCACAAGTCAGCCATTGAAGCAGCGCCACGTCTTTCAAGTACACAAAGCAAGCTGCTGGCACGGATGGCAAATTTGGAAAAACAAAACCGCATGGTGCAATTGATTGCCCCAGCGCATTTGATCGAAAGCCGAGAGCTTGCAGATCTTGCAGAAATAGCAACGTGACGCAATGCCGGCTTCGTGCTGCGCGAGCGGGCCATGGCATGTGCATTACTACAGAGTATTGCAGCAAGCGCCATGGCCCGTGCGTAAGCATGTTAGGAACGGATCCAGGCTGCAAGACTGCACCAGTGCATACCTTCGTCCCTCCAAAATGCCCTGCAGGGCTGTAGCGCGAAGTCGGATTCCGGTTTGGGCATTCCATCAAGCGTTGTACAACAGTCCATCTATTGCGGTATAGCAGATAGGCTTTGCTCTCAACTGTTTATAATTTATATATTTGTGCAATGGCATTTTTGTAAATAAAACGCAATAGCCACGTACATCTATATATATCTAAATTATGACAAAACTCCTCATCGTCGATGACTCTGCGCTAATGCGACGTCAGTTGGTCAGCTTGTTTGAAGAAGCAGGGGGCTTTCAAATTCATCAAGCAAGAAATGGACGTGAAGCAGTGGAAGAAAACCGCAGCTTCATGCCTGACGTCGTCACGCTGGACATCAATATGCCGGAAATGGACGGCATTACGGCACTGTCACTGATCATGGCAGAACGTCCAGTACCAGTAGTCATGCTTTCTTCCTTGACAGAAAAAGGAGCGCTGGCAACCTTTGAGGCATTGAATCTCGGTGCGGTTGATTACATCGCCAAACCTGGTGGAACCATTTCCTTGTCCCTTGGTGGAATCAAGGAAGAACTGGTCAACAAAGTACGGGCAGCAGCGCTCGCCAAGATCAAGGAGAAAAAAGTTTCCAGCGCCAGGGGGCTGGCGCAGCGTCTGCGCGATGAGCGGGAAAAGCCCGTTCCACGTCCGATGGCCGTTAGGCGCGGGGTAGCGGGTGAGGGACTGGTGATCATTGGCGTTTCCACTGGTGGGCCACGCACGTTGGAAGACATCTTGCCTCTATTTCCTGCCAACTTTCCGTGGCCAGTGCTAGTAGCCCAACACATGCCAAGCTCATTCACACGCCCGTTTGCGGAACGCCTCAACGCCATGTGCGAACTGACGGTGCAAGAAGCCGACCACCCGATGCCGATAGAAGCCGGAATCATCTACATTGGCAAAGGCGGTGCAGATATGCTGGTGGTGCAACGCGGCGGAAAGCTCACCGTAGTTCCCAAACCTGAAAACAAAGAATATCTATGGCATCCCTCTGTGGAATTGCTGGGGCGTTCTGTGTTGGAACATTGCGATCCCTCACGGGTTGTAGGGGTAATGCTGACAGGCATGGGATACGACGGTGCGGATGCTTTTGCTGAAATCAAAAAACGCGGCGGTCGAACCATTGCCGAATCCAGAGAATCAGCAGTCGTTTTTGGTATGCCAGCCGAACTGATAGAGCGGGGTGGCGCCAGCGTAGTGCTGGACAGCGACAAAATTGCAGCCCAAATCAATGTCTGGGCAGGAAGGTAGCAAATTCCATGGCTTTTGTAAAAAACCAATCGACGCAGCCTGTATTGGACGAAGAACGGCAACAACCACGTGATTGCAAACACCTGGTAGCAGAACTGGAAAATCCCAATCCTGGTGCCCGGCGCTGGGCGGCGCGAGATCTGATGGATTGCCCAGATGCTTCAGCAGCATTGATACGTCACTTGGAGCATGAGAAAGATATTTCTGTTCGAGAAGTGATTCTTACGACCCTGACTACCTTGGGGGACGACGTTGCAGTCGCGGGATTGGTGGAATGTTTGCGTAGCGACAGTGCTTTGGTGCGCAATGAGGCTATCGAAGCCATGAAGCAATTGCCAGACGAGGTTGCGTTGATCATGCGTGGCTTGCTGAACGATTCTGATCCCGATGTACGTATTTTTGCGGTAAATATTCTCGAATCTTTACGTCATCCTGATGTCGAAATGTGGCTGATCACAGTAATCGAAAATGATCAGCAATTGAATGTATGCGCTACTGCGGTGGACCTGCTAGGCGAAGTAGGTACAGCAGCATCGCGTGAGCCACTCCAGCGGTTGCAAAAGCGTTTTTCCGATGTTCCCTATATTCAATTCGCTACAAAGCTTGCGCTTCAACGAATCAATGGCGAATAACTTCCATTCCCCGAAGCAAAACACCAGATGAGCGAATCTATCATCAACGAACAAGATTTTGAAAAGTTTCGCGAATATTTTTATCGCAAAACTGGAATCCAGTTCGAGCAGACAAAACGTTATTTCGTCGATAAACGATTGGAAGAACGCATAGAAGCCACCAATAGTGGGAGCTTCCGAAATTATTTCACAATGCTGCGGTTTGAGGCATCCGGTGAAGAACTTCAGCATCTGACCAACCTGATGACAGTCAATGAAACCTATTTCTTTCGCGAGGAATACCAGTTTCAATGTTTAGTCAAATCGATTCTTCCAGAATTGACAAAGAGTAAAAGAGATAGGAAGCCGATACGTGTCTGGGTCATTCCATCTTCTTCAGGCGAGGAATCCTATTCGATTGCGATATATCTTCTTGAATATTGGAACGAGATCGATATATGGGATATCGAGATCATCTCATCCGATATTGATACCAAGATTCTTCGCATGGCACGGGAAGGCGTGTATTCGCAGCGTTCTGTACAACATTTGCCAACAAAAATTCTGAATAAGTATTTCACAGCAAAATCAAGCGAATATCAAATTTGTGAAAGTTTGCGCCAAGCTGTGGAATTCACCCGAGTCAATTTATCTGATCGCGCCGATACCAGAGCATACCGGGATTTTGACGTCATCTTTTGCAGAAATCTGTTAATATATTTTGATGATGTTTCACGCAAAGCAGCAGCAGAGACATTTTATGATGCCATAAAACCAGGTGGTTTTGTTTGTTTGGGACATTCCGAATCCATGAGTCGTGTTTCTTCTCTTTACAAAGTTCGGAAATTTCCCGAAGCTATCGTATATCAAAAACCTTTGGAGGCACGATGAAACGCATCTTGATCATCGACGATGCGGCAACGGTACGCATGTATCACCGTAACATTCTAGAGGCAGCAGGCTACATTGTCGAGGAAGCAATGAATGGCATTGAAGCTTTGGAGAAAGCACTACAGAATCCATTTCAATTGTACATAGTCGACATCAATATGCCGAAGTTGGATGGTTACGGATTTTTGCGTGAATTACGTTCACAAGATATCGATCAGGCGCCAGCGATTATGATTTCAACGGAAGCGGAAGCCCGTGATCGTACAGTTGCTTTTGCCTCGGGCGCCAATGCGTTTTTGGTCAAACCTGTCAAACCAGATCAATTACTGGTCAACGTCAAGCTGCTGATTGAAGGGGTGGCATGAATCCACTGATTGAACAATTTCTCTCAGAATCGCGAGAATGCTTGCAGGGCATTGGCGCACGCCTGATGCAACTGGAAAATGCGCCGGAAGACTCCACCTTGATGGTGTCATTATTCCGATTGGTGCATACCCTCAAGGGCAACTGCGGATTATTCGAGTACCCGGAAATGACGCGGGTACTCCATGCAGGCGAAGACCTCATGGATCAGGTTCGGCGGGGCCAGGTGGCGTATACCAAAGATCTGGCTGATCGATTACTGGATGCCATGGATTTCGTCGGGATGCTGTGCGATGAGATCGAGTCTTCTGGAAGTGTTGGTGCAGGTCATGCAGCAGATTCGGTTCGCTTGGCGGAATCATTGCGGGAATTGCTCTGTAATGCAGAAGTCACTTCTCCAGAATCACCCGTTGCCACAGCGCCCAACAATCCTGCAACACGGAACGGTTCTGCGAAGAGTCACAAAAAACTATTGCATCTCGATCAAATACCCGAAGCGGTACGAATGCAAGCCTATCGTAGTGCGCAAGCAGGCGCCAATGTGCATTGGATTGATTACTCGCCTGCAGAAGATTGTTTTTTTCATGGCGACGATCCTTTTCACCAAGCACGCAATACGCCTGGTACGCTATGGGGATGTATTTCTGCACAAAAGGAATGGCCCAAACTGGCCGAGATGGATCCATACCAATGCTTGCTAAATTTTCATCTGCTGACCATTGCCTCGCGTGAAGAATTGGATGAATACTACCGCTATGTTGCAGATCAAATCCACTTGACGCCTGTGACACCGTTGTTGCTGGTGATACCACAAGGTGATCCGAATGGTGGGCCGGTGTACGACGATTTTGTATTTGATGCGCTTCGTCTTCTGGACGAAGGAAAAATGGAAGGGTTGGCACGCGCAGTTCGCACCCTGTTGGAAATTTCTGGGCCAGATTTGTGGCTTTCTTCTGCCTTGCGATGGCTGCTGCTCGTCATGGAATTCGAGCCGACGAATACCCAGGCTTTACGGACCATTATCCAATCGATTCATACCTTGAACCCTCCGCAGTGGAATGACATTCCCCCTGCTCCACAACAAAATCATGCCGATGCCCATGCCGATAGTCCCCAGCCCGCAGGTCTATTGACTGCAGAAGAAGCCGTTGCGATGGCGGAATTGGTTGAGGTACAGCGAAAAATACTATCTCTTCCCATAGAAGAAAATTGGCAACTGGGTCGAATCAAGTCGGTAGGTACAACCATTGCAGGTTTTCTGCGAACGCTGCATTTGTTGGAAGTACTGCCCAGCTTGGAAGTGGCTGTGGCCACGGCCATCAATGAAGCTTCTTCTGCGCCTTTGTTGACTTGGTTGGATAGCAGTGATTGGGTTTCCAAGCTATCCAGCCTTGTCCAAGAGCCAAATACTGAGAATAAAGCGGATCCGGTTATTCCGGCTATGGATTCGATAGAAACATTGGCTTTCTCGGATAGTACTGCTCCGGCTTCTACCTCCACAGCAGCATTGGGAACCAAATCCAAATTCGGTCGCCGCGCCGAAGACGCATGGAGTGATCCAAAAAGTTTGCGGGTAGATCAAATCAAAATTGACCGCCTGATGAATTTGATTGGTGAAATGGTAGTTTCAAAGAATGCTTTGCCGTACTTGGCAAGTCGAGCCGAAACTGTATTTGGCGTTCGTGATCTGGCGCGTGAAATCAAAGCTCAATATGCTGTGATCAACCGGATAGCCGAAGAGATGCAAGACGCCATTATGCAAGTCCGCATGATGCCCGTGTCATTTGTATTTCAACGTTTTCCGCGCCTCGTTCGCGACATTTCCAGAAAACTGAATAAAGAAGTCAATCTTGTTGTGGAAGGCGAAACAACGGAGGCAGACAAAAACATTATTGAGTCGCTGAGTGATCCACTTATACATATTATCCGAAATAGTCTCGACCATGGCTTCGAGCAACCGGACGTTCGACGCGCCGCAGGCAAGCCTGCGGCTGGGACGTTGACTATCCGTGCAAGTCAGGATTCGGATCATGTGGTCATTGAAATACAAGACGATGGCAACGGGATCGATCCGCAGATCATCAAGCGCAAAGCTTATGAAAAAGGCATTATTGATGAAGAAGCGTTGGATCGTCTTAGCGACCAAGATGCTATCAATCTTGTTTTTGCATCGGGTTTTTCGACGGCAACAGTCGTTTCAGACTTGTCCGGCCGAGGCGTTGGAATGGATGTTGTAAAGTCTGCCATCGAGAAAGTGAACGGCACAGTAATTCTGGAAAGTGAAAAAGGCCAAGGCACTCGCCTTCGCTTGTCTCTTCCTCTTTCCATGGCTGTGACCAATGTAATGATTATTGAATCCGATAGACAAGTTTTCGGTATCCCCATGGATACCGTGGTGGAAACAGTTCGCGTGCCACGCAGTGCGATATATACAATCAAAAATAATCTGGCGACAGTATTGAGGGGAAGAATCGTACCTTTGAAGTCGCTCAACACTTTATTAGGATTGACGGCAGCACCAATCACCAATGCAGACGACGAGTTGGCTGTGCTGGTAATCCGGCACAATAAAGAGTCAGTGGGGCTTCTCGTTGATGATTTCCGCGAAACGGTAGACATCATCCTCAAGCCTATGACTGGTGTGTTGTCTGGACTATCAGCATACTCTGGATCGGCATTGATGGGTGATGGGTCAGTTTTGATGGTATTGAACGTCAAGGAGATTTTTTGATGGCCATCGAGTACAAAAAAAACCAGGCACTGTTCCAAGACTTTGTCAGCGTCGAAGATGCTGAAACCTTGCTGGAATGGCTACTCAAAAAGTCCACAGCGCGTGTGGATATGTCAGCATGCACCCATCTTCATCCGGCGAATCTGCAAGTGTTGATGGTCGCAAAACCTGTCATCAGCGCGTGGCCCACAGATCAAGTATTGGCAACGTGGATCAAGTCCGTACTTCCAGCAAAGTCTTGACAATATTTTTGATCGAACCTATAGCATATAAATTTATTTTTGGAGAAGCAACGTGGCGAAAACAATCATGATTGTCGATGACTCTGCAACCATGTCCATGAGCGTCAAGGTCAATCTGGAAATTGCCGGTTTCAAGGTGGAAACGGCACCGGATGGCGTCAAAGCACTGGCCAAACTCAAAGCCGGCCTAAAACCCGACTTGATCATTACAGACATTAATATGCCGAACATGGACGGATTAGAACTGATCAAAAATATCCGTAGTCTGCCTGGCTTTCGGTTTACACCGATTCTTACCCTCACCACGGAGAGCTTGTCGTCCAAGCGCGATGAAGGGAAAAAATTGGGCGCCACCGGTTGGCTGGTCAAGCCTGTAGGCGGCGCCGACTTATTGAAAGTCATCAAACAAGTACTCCCTGGATCCTAAATGAATGAAAGATAGGTAATTCGTGGAC contains:
- a CDS encoding response regulator transcription factor, producing MKRILIIDDAATVRMYHRNILEAAGYIVEEAMNGIEALEKALQNPFQLYIVDINMPKLDGYGFLRELRSQDIDQAPAIMISTEAEARDRTVAFASGANAFLVKPVKPDQLLVNVKLLIEGVA
- a CDS encoding methyl-accepting chemotaxis protein, with the protein product MALLKKPASKSTTATPTEGKSSAMAAREAEEQRKRARTLAKQQQAAERIAAATGQLSSGINEAASAAEELKRASDQIATGAAEASGAAQESLAAFKQVVDSIVRQQQNGDIGQAKGEAVQSLIIKTSADVTGMVSNVGVAAQRQNASVAMVAELEKQAANIGDIVKAVARIADQTNLLALNAAIEAARAGKHGKGFAVVADEVRTLAETSEKSAKQIQDLVGQIQQEVKIIAEGISASAKSVEGEVENGKNITTQLEQMRIDVTEIVKGVREIAVGAQQSKIAAQQALKGSEDIAAAAEEQSAASEQSSKTVAEQAQALAECEQAAQSLSELAEDLKTSTDVAKSAEEVASAAEQLSSAVAEINRSGAQIMEAIDQIRKGAEVQSAGTAEASAAITQIEKGLELALKRASVNSEKVESIKKLLTVNKAAVNALIAGIFASAESSKESIKQIKDLALVSRRIDKIVDAITTVSIQTNMLAVNGSIEAARAGEFGKGFVVVATDIRNLAHDSAENADRIKDMVKAVQDQISVVGRDLEEIVVTAQGEVEKAKLTTTNLITIDTDINDVESSTQEILSAANEIAAATAQVKKGVEQIAAAAQEADKAATESASAAKQQAQGAEELAAAIEEIASLADELQSN
- a CDS encoding CheR family methyltransferase; this translates as MSESIINEQDFEKFREYFYRKTGIQFEQTKRYFVDKRLEERIEATNSGSFRNYFTMLRFEASGEELQHLTNLMTVNETYFFREEYQFQCLVKSILPELTKSKRDRKPIRVWVIPSSSGEESYSIAIYLLEYWNEIDIWDIEIISSDIDTKILRMAREGVYSQRSVQHLPTKILNKYFTAKSSEYQICESLRQAVEFTRVNLSDRADTRAYRDFDVIFCRNLLIYFDDVSRKAAAETFYDAIKPGGFVCLGHSESMSRVSSLYKVRKFPEAIVYQKPLEAR
- the cheB gene encoding chemotaxis-specific protein-glutamate methyltransferase CheB; translation: MTKLLIVDDSALMRRQLVSLFEEAGGFQIHQARNGREAVEENRSFMPDVVTLDINMPEMDGITALSLIMAERPVPVVMLSSLTEKGALATFEALNLGAVDYIAKPGGTISLSLGGIKEELVNKVRAAALAKIKEKKVSSARGLAQRLRDEREKPVPRPMAVRRGVAGEGLVIIGVSTGGPRTLEDILPLFPANFPWPVLVAQHMPSSFTRPFAERLNAMCELTVQEADHPMPIEAGIIYIGKGGADMLVVQRGGKLTVVPKPENKEYLWHPSVELLGRSVLEHCDPSRVVGVMLTGMGYDGADAFAEIKKRGGRTIAESRESAVVFGMPAELIERGGASVVLDSDKIAAQINVWAGR
- a CDS encoding HEAT repeat domain-containing protein, coding for MAFVKNQSTQPVLDEERQQPRDCKHLVAELENPNPGARRWAARDLMDCPDASAALIRHLEHEKDISVREVILTTLTTLGDDVAVAGLVECLRSDSALVRNEAIEAMKQLPDEVALIMRGLLNDSDPDVRIFAVNILESLRHPDVEMWLITVIENDQQLNVCATAVDLLGEVGTAASREPLQRLQKRFSDVPYIQFATKLALQRINGE
- a CDS encoding chemotaxis protein CheA, with the protein product MNPLIEQFLSESRECLQGIGARLMQLENAPEDSTLMVSLFRLVHTLKGNCGLFEYPEMTRVLHAGEDLMDQVRRGQVAYTKDLADRLLDAMDFVGMLCDEIESSGSVGAGHAADSVRLAESLRELLCNAEVTSPESPVATAPNNPATRNGSAKSHKKLLHLDQIPEAVRMQAYRSAQAGANVHWIDYSPAEDCFFHGDDPFHQARNTPGTLWGCISAQKEWPKLAEMDPYQCLLNFHLLTIASREELDEYYRYVADQIHLTPVTPLLLVIPQGDPNGGPVYDDFVFDALRLLDEGKMEGLARAVRTLLEISGPDLWLSSALRWLLLVMEFEPTNTQALRTIIQSIHTLNPPQWNDIPPAPQQNHADAHADSPQPAGLLTAEEAVAMAELVEVQRKILSLPIEENWQLGRIKSVGTTIAGFLRTLHLLEVLPSLEVAVATAINEASSAPLLTWLDSSDWVSKLSSLVQEPNTENKADPVIPAMDSIETLAFSDSTAPASTSTAALGTKSKFGRRAEDAWSDPKSLRVDQIKIDRLMNLIGEMVVSKNALPYLASRAETVFGVRDLAREIKAQYAVINRIAEEMQDAIMQVRMMPVSFVFQRFPRLVRDISRKLNKEVNLVVEGETTEADKNIIESLSDPLIHIIRNSLDHGFEQPDVRRAAGKPAAGTLTIRASQDSDHVVIEIQDDGNGIDPQIIKRKAYEKGIIDEEALDRLSDQDAINLVFASGFSTATVVSDLSGRGVGMDVVKSAIEKVNGTVILESEKGQGTRLRLSLPLSMAVTNVMIIESDRQVFGIPMDTVVETVRVPRSAIYTIKNNLATVLRGRIVPLKSLNTLLGLTAAPITNADDELAVLVIRHNKESVGLLVDDFRETVDIILKPMTGVLSGLSAYSGSALMGDGSVLMVLNVKEIF
- a CDS encoding riboflavin synthase, translated to MFTGIITAIGHIVHAAPPDHPEAQGLRLVLSCPPGYLEDVVPGDSIALNGACMTVCKADATASRFTVDVSAESLDKTTGFDNVGTPVHLEKALRLQDRLGGHLVSGHVDAVGRVLRCEPVGEGRALHVLAPPHLGKFLAVKGSVCIHGVSLTINGVADQPEGCAFHVHLIPHTLHATALDRLQPGSTVNLEIDLIARYVERMRWEEAPSHG
- a CDS encoding chemotaxis protein CheW; this encodes MTMETRELPDDPSQVASVDAGDDEDNMNNQMADIRQFVTFIAGDEVFAVDMAPVQEIIRVPDVVRVPMSPHTLDGLSNLRGKVLPIISLRRIFGFDERTHDDATRALVIDIGQPLGFVVDKVASVVGVESSKIEGVGTIHGTVNTELLSGIIKDVGGHAMIMILDFAKLIAQEFSEIAAISKTSVMTGGLSANTDNQGSSDDTLSDELQLVSFEVAGQEYAITIDDVQEIVQVPENIVHIPRSESHVLGVMTLRNRLLPLVNLRRMFALPAQDADEHSRIVVVSLGTSSVGIVMDCVNEVLRVAKSDVDAMPGLLARDGDLKDISGICRLNNGKRLVSIISASNLFRHSAIKEALHTVDSLDEDKTNQSIDDDEKSNDDDEQVVVFRLDKEEFGVPIESVQEIVRVPEVLTHIPKAPSFVEGVINLRGAVLPVIDLRRRLGLPNVERCDRQRVMVFLIEGLRTGFIVDSVAEVLKIHKSAIEAAPRLSSTQSKLLARMANLEKQNRMVQLIAPAHLIESRELADLAEIAT